gtgattaatcgcaagtaatattttgacagccctaatttaaaTTGACCTTTTACATCCAAAGTAAGCTGTGTGTGTACTTTGATTCATCAGTGCTTGTtgtttgtgtacattttagggTAATAAGATGGAGATGCCGCTGTGGCTGGCCAAGGGTCTGTATGAGAAGAAGAGGCGAGTTCTGTCCGTGGAGCTGCCCAAGGTCTATCGTGAGGGTTGGAGGACTGTGTTTGGAGCAGATCCCACTGTCGTGGACCTTCACAAAATGGGGCCCTATTACTATGGCTTAGGTTCCCAGATGCTGCATTTTGACAGTCCTGAAAACCCAGAGATTGCTCAGACTGTACTTCAGGTGAGTGCATACAAATAAATTCTTAATACACAAATTAAAATACTGAAGAGGGTATAAATCTGTATAAGTCTGCTTAATAACAAGATGGATACTAAGTGATCAATACTGTACATGTTAAAAAGTATATGAGAGATGGTGAAGAGTGTTATTTCATGTGCTTTAACTGGCTTGTTAGACTTGCAATGCCATAAGAAATTAAGTCACATAAGTTCAATAACAAGCAAATGCAATCAGGAGTAATAGTGCTGCTGTTTCTTACTACCACCAGTAGAGGGAGCAGCATGTTTACAGTCATTATTACAGTACAATAGCCTTGATGAGATACTGTTGCAATTAAGCATCTATTGTATTGTCTACATTTTGTTATTTCATAATACTTAAAGGGCCACTGCATAATTAAGAGAAACCGGATGGTTGTAGAACAACACCATCTTTAAACAATACACAATCTTCTCTAATTCATTACAAAAACTTTAAGACTATAACCTTGAttatctttaatgttgactgggcaagggcatgtcaaagattgaaattaatgattaaaatcaaacattgATGCTCCTAATTTCAGATTTATATTAtaagactttaacctggattttaTTCACAATTGTTCTTCTGTTTGTTCTTGTGATTTACTGATGTGATGCATATGCCGTTTATCTGATGTCTATATAGTGTTATATCTGTATCCGTGTTCACTTAACTCCATAATCTTTCTCACCAGACCTTCATCGGCCGTTTCCGCCGGACCATGGACTCGTCCCAGAACGCCTACAATGAGGACACATCAGCGCTGGTGGAGCGTTTGGACTATTTAGAGAGAAGCTTGTTTAAGGCCGGACAAAGTGGACTCAATAGTTTCCAGCAGTGGGAAAAAGGCCAGTCCTCTCACCTCACTGCCTCTAGTCTAGTTGTCAACTACAGAAAGAGAAAAATCACAGACCTCCAGACCTAAGAGGTGATCTTAGACAACATACGGACTGGAGTAAGAGCGGTGTAGAGGTTATTTAGAGTTTCTTGTGAGTATATGAGACCTTTTGTGCGTTATTTCTATATGTAtaaactttttatattttactgtaatgTATGTTGCTTTGTGTTTACATTTTGGTATGAAGTCAATAAATCCAGTTATcctattattttcttttttgtttttcattttagaAGCTTGTGTTAACGTATGGAAGATCAAAAACTAGTCTTCATTAAATGTTGTATATGGCTGgattcttaaaaaaacaaagcatTGTTTTGATAGTATTGTTACATTAAAAAGACACACGTTAGAGGCAAAATATGTAAAGCCTAGGACACACCAAACCAACGCCAACGAAGTAGCATAAGACTATGATATCATCTGGGTCCAAAGTTGCCCTGACACACCAAACGGACGGCAGgcaaatatgtgttctgcgcctGTGTGAGATGAGATAACTTTCTGTACAAGCAGGTGGCAGTGAGAGCCACCGGGTGGGATCCCTGTTAATAGGGTTGCTTGTCAATGTTTTACTGCCTCAGAAACCTCAGACAGATTGGCCTACGACGTCAAAGAATCGTGAGAGTGATTCGAAAGCATTACTTTCATATTATACACTGATGAATCTGTGCGGTGTGGCaagtgttaaaggggacatttcacaagacttttttaagatgtaaaataaatctttggtgtccccagagcacatatgtgaagtttcaagctcaaaatatcatatcaattatttattataacatgttaaaattgtcactttgtaggtgtgagcaaaaattatccccttctgacatcacaaggggagccaaagtTCAATAACCTTTTAAATGACCACGTGaatttttcacgtgcttgcagagaatgattttaCAAAACTAAGATACTGTGTTgaactttttcacattttctaggttgatagaaacacgggggaccaaattatagcacttgaaCATGGTAAAactcagattttcataatatgtctcctttaattcGCATTCAGAAGTAGAAGTTCGCATTACGGAAGTAGAAAAGTTCGAAGTTCATGCACGGCATAGAAACATGATTTGTATGTCCTGTCAGATCGACTTCTATCAAAATTGAAGCCTTTGCTGTTGTTGTGTTGACCTCTAGCACTAAAATGCTTTTATGCATTTATGAAAATTGCAACATGTTCACAAACCCAAAAGAGTCGCACAAGATTTATTAAAGCAAAAATTTATTTctataatgaactgtattgttttattaccttagaatgagccgtatttatctacatacaccgtgggtccccttacatggaagtcgccatcttgtttctacagtagccctaaacggacaaactgttcaATAGAGCGCGTTTCGTCCCTATTTGTCCTGCAGAATTATGGAGAATTAAAAAACCATGCATGTTATTAATaccaaagaaaacatttcaacgATTATTATGTTTAGTGTTTCGACCGAAACGTGCATAATTGACAATAATGTGTTTAACTGCTGGCAGTTGATTTCTGATAGTCTGAGCTTTTATATACTTTAGAGGTGACATTCAATGTGTCACTAGGTTGTGTGTGCGTGAGCTTTATTTACATCAGTCAACACAAGGACAAGTCAAATCGTGTCTCCACACCTCACTGCCTCTCTGCTTACCTCCCACCGCATAAAACAAAAGCTGTAAGTCGGTCTGTCCTTCAAACTCTGCATACATCCACCTACCAAAGTGAATCTCTTTGTGTCAAAGTTTCAGATTTCGGATGCCTTTGCCTTCGGTTTAATGAGTCTGTTTATGAATGCAGAGTCCCAGTTGCTTGTTCACGTGTAAAATGTGGGTCAGCTGATGTGAACGACATCATCTGTGATTTCGAAATGGAAGTTATTGATATGTCCCTCTGGGGTGGTCATATTGACCCTTCTATCTCTGTGCAACCTCGGTTGAATTGCTTTGGGTGAGAGAGGAGGGGATTATcgatttctttaaaaaacttttgattAAACTAAAGTCACTTACTGCCCTACAGTTCTCCTAAAGTTTCATCATTATGTGGctttaatatacaaaaatggcaAGGACTTTACAAAAAAAACCATACATGCTTAGACAGTGGTTGTTATTTCTTATTTTGTTTCAGATTCTTCTTTCAGATTTTAATGCCACAAtaaattactttaaaaattgtccCGTAAGTGGCTTTTGAATAAAATCAATTACCATTGCATGACCACATAGATATTAATCTCTGACACATAATTGCAATCTTGTGGCTTTTTGGTAGAGATGTTATTACATTTCTGATCATATTTATCTAAGGATTGAACATGGTGCTTTTTAGAAGACCCCCACAACTAGCAAAGCGCTTACAACCACAACCCTGCCACTGGATTGTGAGGTTTgcaaatgcaagcaccacttacTTGCAAAATGTAGCAATCACCTTTCTCTCATTTTCAGGTGATTGGACATGATGGAAAGTTAGGGCAAGTGTCCAGAAGGTTGCTGGTTCAATGCCTGCAAGGTCATGAGTCATGTGCTGTCCCATCTGAGGCCCTACAGCAAGATCTAAGCATCTGGTCAGTGACTACTGTATGTTTGCAATATTTACCAGTTTAATGCTTTGAGATGTTTAGTCAAAACCAACAGGGATGCAGGGTTATTTTTGTAAACTAAAACTAATACTAACATGTAAACAATTGTTCTTAACTTGAAACTAactgcaataaaataataataatgatgaaaaataatcaacaagcTTTAATAAACATCTGTAGATAGCGCTTCATTCAAGCAAGATCGGCTGAATTAGATCACGTCATGTCTTTTATACAGGAAAATAAACATACATGAAACTGTTAAAGATAGACATGAACATATGAGTTTCCAGTCaggttacactgcaaaaaattatttttaagaaaacaattcttagtatttttgtcttgttttcagtaaaaatatcaaaaaattcttaaattaagatgctttttcttgacccaagaaaataagtatgtttttagaccaaaaatataaaatttaagtgattttgtgcataaaacaagcaaaaaaaaatctgccaatggggtaagaatttttttcttgaattaagtgttctTAATtctttttgcttaccccattggcagattttttttatgcacaaaatcacttaaatgtgatatttttggtctaaaaactagacttattttcttgggtttttACCTACATTAGCTTGATAGATTGTCACTTTTGTTACTATCTAACTGCAATCACTGCATAGTTGCCTAGACAACAGATTACTAATGTGATAATGTGATGTTTcaccattttaaaaaacacaaattggtAAAAATATCTCTATGCTTTAACCCATTTGACTTCATGTTTAACAAGTTTAAACTTAATACAAGAAAAAttcagcaaaaaaaatcttattccattggcagattttttttgcttgttttaagcacaaatttgcttaaattttatatgttttgtctaaaaactagacttattttcttaggtcatttgctcatcaagaaaatacatctcgatttaagaatttttagatatttctactgaaaacaagacagaaatactaagtaagaaagtcatttttttgcagtgtaccatCTCATCTTAACTGAAGAAACAATAGCTACTGTACCTTCATCTAAAGCACACTACagactacactgcaaaaaattattttcttactctgtagttttgtcttgtttttagtagaaatatataaaaattcttaaattgagatgtattttcttgatgagcaagtTGACCTAAGAAAAGTAGTTtgttttttagttaaaaaaaatcatatttaagtaaattagtgcttaaaacaagcaaataaattcTGCCATCggataagaaaaaataaatcttgaaaaacactgcaaaaaatgactttcttacttagtatttttgtcttgttttcagaaaaaaaatctaaaaattcttaaatcaagatgtattttcttgatgagcaagatGACCTAAGAAAAGAATAAcattttttagacaaaaaatatacaatttaagtgaatttgtgcttaaaacaagcaaaaatatctgccaatggggtgagaaaatttgcACCCCATTggtctcaccccattggcagataattttgcttgttttaagcacaaattcacttaaattgtatattatttgtcttaaaactagacttatttactaaggtcattttgctcatcaagaaaaagcatcttatttgaagaatttttagttatttctactgaaaacaagacaaaaatactaagtaagaaagtcattttttgcagtgtaaatttactttggcagatttgttttgattattttaagcacaaattcccttaaattttatattttttttgtctaacaatttgatttattttcttaggtcatttttctcatcaagaaaatacatcttgattttagcatttttagatatttgtactgaaaacaagacataaataCTTAgtaataaagtcattttttgcagtgtagactGTATTGCCCATCGAGCATCATACCGTTCCTGCTAatttaaaattactaaaagtaaaactaaactatataaaaatgtgttaaacTAAACGAACAAAATCTTAATGAAACTAACTAAAACTGAACCGAATAGCACatttgagaataaataaaaaaaaaactaaattaaaaaagcaaaactaaATGAATCTTGCCGAGATGGATTAAACTGTATATGTTTCATAGTTTCATACTGTAGCCTTTTTGCAAATGTAGTCAAGTTTATCTCCATGCCCCTCTGCCGCTGGCTATAATAGTCTTCTAGatcatttttgttgttgttgctcaTTGAAGTGCTTCTGACCTTCACGGTGTGACTAACAGCCTTTTTTGGCACAGGCTAATGATATACAGTACCGCTGTACGTGAGAGTCGTAAATACGACTCGACTTCTGCCACCTAAACCTGTTAGTAGTCTCTGTTTAATGTTATCCTGAATAATCTGTGACAGTGGGGTTAATGGCACACACGAACATTTAAATATAGTGaagacatttaaatatttacaatgaAGAGGTAGCGCCCTGTCCTGGAAAATCACATTGCAATTAAACTACTTATCAAAAGGggatattaaaggaaaacaccactgtttttcaatattttactatgttcttacctcaacttggatgaattaatacatacctatcttttttcaatgcgtacacgtttaatctttgtacagcgtaaatgtgttagcatttagcctagccccattcattcctatggctccaaacaaaagtaaaattttgtgccaccatacttactcgtgtaactactcatgtaacagtctttaaatagggaaaacatggaagtgtttggtggcttctcaat
The DNA window shown above is from Paramisgurnus dabryanus chromosome 23, PD_genome_1.1, whole genome shotgun sequence and carries:
- the gins3 gene encoding DNA replication complex GINS protein PSF3; protein product: MDSQSYMPVPPGIGMEENYFSLDDILLSQERLPSRTECAFPRLGFLEKSSENRDIPEGNKMEMPLWLAKGLYEKKRRVLSVELPKVYREGWRTVFGADPTVVDLHKMGPYYYGLGSQMLHFDSPENPEIAQTVLQTFIGRFRRTMDSSQNAYNEDTSALVERLDYLERSLFKAGQSGLNSFQQWEKGQSSHLTASSLVVNYRKRKITDLQT